One Mycobacterium sp. SMC-4 DNA window includes the following coding sequences:
- a CDS encoding FadR/GntR family transcriptional regulator, producing the protein MALRPVSRRSVPEDVFDQIITDVLNGEMRPGQTLPSERQLAEVLGVSRPAVREALKRLAAAGLIEVRQGDATTVRDFRRTAGLDLLPRLLLRDGELDLVVVRSILETRLHNGPKVAELAAQRGGAALSGELNVAVQTLANETDPVAVQRYALDFWDRIVDGADSIAFRLMFNTLRATYEPALPALATMMAAEVGRVDDYRALADAVRDGNPAAARECAHRLLEPATTALLEALHKLEES; encoded by the coding sequence ATGGCACTTCGACCGGTGAGCCGACGTTCGGTACCCGAGGACGTTTTCGACCAGATCATCACCGACGTGCTCAACGGCGAGATGCGGCCCGGCCAGACCCTCCCGAGCGAGCGGCAACTTGCCGAGGTGCTGGGTGTCTCGCGGCCCGCGGTCCGGGAGGCGCTCAAGCGGTTGGCAGCAGCCGGGTTGATCGAAGTGCGTCAGGGCGACGCCACCACGGTGCGCGACTTCCGCCGCACCGCAGGGCTCGACCTGCTCCCCCGGCTGTTGCTCCGAGATGGCGAACTTGACCTCGTCGTCGTCCGCAGCATCCTGGAGACCAGGCTGCACAACGGGCCCAAGGTGGCCGAACTCGCCGCGCAGCGCGGGGGCGCCGCACTGTCCGGCGAGCTGAACGTCGCTGTGCAAACCCTGGCGAACGAAACCGATCCCGTTGCTGTGCAACGGTATGCGCTGGACTTCTGGGACCGCATCGTCGATGGCGCGGACTCCATCGCGTTCCGGCTGATGTTCAACACCTTGCGGGCCACCTACGAGCCCGCGCTGCCCGCTCTGGCCACGATGATGGCCGCCGAAGTCGGACGTGTGGACGATTATCGTGCGCTCGCCGATGCGGTACGCGACGGCAACCCCGCCGCAGCACGCGAATGCGCCCACCGTCTGCTCGAACCCGCGACGACTGCGCTGTTGGAAGCGCTGCACAAGTTG
- a CDS encoding arylamine N-acetyltransferase, with protein MNAPVDVPAYLRRIGYRGGAGATLETLQGLVAAHNRSIPFENLDPLLGVPVADLGAPALTDKLVYRRRGGYCYEHNGLLGYVLETIGFEVDRLAGRVVWMSADDNLPAQTHQFLSVAIPGVGGRFLVDVGFGGQTLSSPIRFEVDVEQPTRHEPYRIRRQDGGFVLEALIRDRWERLYLFTDRPQPRIDLEVGSWYVSTHPQSVFVVGLTASLVTDDARWNMRGRNLTVHTRAGTERTRLRTADEVVQTLVEHFNLDLATVGARADIEKRVDEVLDS; from the coding sequence ATGAATGCTCCTGTCGATGTTCCCGCGTATTTGCGTCGAATCGGGTATCGAGGTGGTGCCGGGGCCACCCTCGAGACATTGCAAGGGCTGGTCGCCGCACACAACCGGTCCATCCCGTTCGAGAATCTCGATCCCTTGCTCGGCGTGCCCGTCGCCGATCTCGGCGCACCGGCGTTGACCGACAAACTGGTCTACCGGCGCCGCGGCGGATACTGCTACGAGCACAACGGGCTGCTGGGCTACGTGCTGGAGACGATTGGATTCGAGGTGGATCGGCTCGCCGGCCGCGTGGTCTGGATGAGTGCGGACGACAACCTGCCCGCTCAGACTCATCAATTCCTCTCGGTGGCCATCCCCGGTGTGGGCGGTCGGTTCCTCGTCGACGTCGGTTTCGGTGGCCAGACACTGTCCTCACCGATTCGGTTCGAGGTCGACGTCGAGCAGCCCACGCGCCATGAGCCGTACCGCATTCGGCGACAGGACGGGGGTTTCGTGTTGGAAGCGTTGATCCGCGATCGCTGGGAACGGCTCTACCTCTTCACCGACCGTCCGCAGCCTCGTATCGATCTCGAAGTGGGCAGTTGGTACGTCTCCACGCACCCGCAATCGGTGTTCGTCGTCGGACTTACTGCGTCACTGGTCACCGACGATGCACGCTGGAACATGCGGGGCCGAAACCTCACGGTGCATACCCGTGCCGGCACTGAGCGCACTCGCCTGCGTACCGCCGACGAGGTTGTCCAGACCCTCGTCGAACACTTCAACCTCGACCTGGCAACCGTCGGCGCGCGCGCCGACATCGAGAAACGGGTCGACGAGGTACTGGACAGCTGA
- a CDS encoding dihydrofolate reductase family protein — protein sequence MGRLIYGFNVSVDGYIADTRGNIDWSDPSEELHQYWNDFERETALAFYGRRLYELMAAYWPTADEDPDATPLIVDFARIWRDMPKVVFSQTLQSVDWNSRLERGDPIEVVRKLKAETDGRLEVAGATLAAPIVQAGLVDEYRIVVAPTAVGGGTPFFPTLPSWISLRLLENRTFPCGTVLLRYETKRD from the coding sequence ATGGGCAGACTCATCTATGGCTTCAACGTGTCGGTCGACGGGTACATCGCCGACACTCGAGGCAACATCGACTGGTCCGATCCGAGCGAGGAGCTGCACCAGTACTGGAACGACTTCGAGCGGGAGACCGCTCTGGCGTTCTATGGACGGCGGCTCTACGAATTGATGGCCGCCTACTGGCCGACCGCCGACGAGGACCCGGATGCCACCCCACTGATCGTTGACTTCGCCCGCATCTGGCGCGACATGCCCAAGGTCGTCTTTTCGCAGACCTTGCAGTCCGTCGACTGGAACTCACGCCTGGAACGTGGCGACCCCATCGAAGTGGTGAGGAAGCTCAAAGCCGAGACCGACGGCAGGCTGGAGGTGGCCGGCGCGACGCTGGCTGCGCCTATTGTGCAGGCCGGATTGGTCGACGAATACCGAATCGTCGTCGCGCCGACCGCCGTGGGCGGCGGAACTCCGTTCTTTCCGACCTTGCCGTCGTGGATCTCACTGCGATTGTTGGAAAATCGCACCTTCCCATGCGGCACGGTCCTGCTGCGCTACGAGACGAAACGCGACTGA
- a CDS encoding class I SAM-dependent methyltransferase produces the protein MSTQFSDREFLSAYEGQQPRRVPGYHAMHRMAAVLIAEHAPHDAQVLVLGAGGGLEIKAFAEANPGWSFDGVDPSADMLELAEHTLGPLADRARLTCGLIDDAPSGPFDAAASILTLQFLDPGERSRTVAEVRRRLKPGAPFVVAHFGFPHQNLEDRSHWLSRYVEFAVASGVAREDAEAARLAIDEHLHILTPDEDQAILRDAGFTNITEFYTALTFRGWVCYVDESD, from the coding sequence ATGTCGACCCAATTCTCAGACCGCGAGTTCCTGTCGGCGTACGAAGGGCAGCAGCCACGTCGCGTACCGGGTTATCACGCGATGCATCGTATGGCCGCGGTTCTGATCGCGGAGCATGCTCCCCACGACGCGCAGGTGCTTGTGCTCGGCGCTGGGGGCGGACTGGAGATCAAGGCGTTCGCCGAAGCCAACCCTGGTTGGTCCTTCGACGGTGTAGACCCATCGGCCGACATGCTTGAGTTGGCCGAACACACACTTGGACCATTGGCCGATCGCGCGCGTCTGACGTGCGGGCTTATCGATGACGCGCCATCGGGCCCGTTCGATGCTGCCGCCAGCATACTGACTCTGCAGTTTCTCGACCCTGGCGAACGCAGCCGCACTGTGGCCGAGGTTCGACGCCGGCTCAAGCCGGGCGCGCCCTTTGTCGTCGCCCATTTTGGGTTTCCCCACCAGAACCTCGAGGACCGGTCACACTGGTTGTCGCGCTATGTCGAGTTCGCCGTCGCCTCCGGTGTTGCCCGCGAGGATGCGGAAGCTGCACGTTTGGCCATCGATGAGCACCTGCACATCCTGACCCCCGATGAGGACCAAGCCATCCTGCGGGACGCCGGCTTCACCAACATCACCGAGTTCTACACCGCCCTGACGTTTCGCGGGTGGGTTTGCTACGTCGACGAGTCCGATTGA
- a CDS encoding LLM class F420-dependent oxidoreductase, producing MTLPIRVAVQIQPGGAPDYRSWREAVLAADDLGVDVIFGYDHFHRPAMEAIIDGKPILADEQPDVSNFEGWTALASWGEITSHADIGLLVTGVGYRNPDLLADMARTVDHISGGRLVLGLGAGWYEKDYTTYGYEFGTFGSRFDLFDESLIRIENRLAALNPPPVRKLPILIGGTGPKRSLPAVARHADIWHAFQDLDAFRRSSDRVDDLAATFGRHGGDIERSTLWQNARSADAFREAGVTLFQTELTSDDGYDLTSLKEVLTWRDNG from the coding sequence ATGACCCTTCCCATTCGTGTCGCCGTGCAGATCCAGCCGGGCGGCGCGCCTGACTACCGCTCGTGGCGCGAGGCTGTCTTGGCCGCCGACGACCTCGGCGTCGACGTCATCTTCGGCTACGACCACTTTCACCGCCCGGCAATGGAAGCCATCATCGACGGCAAGCCGATCCTGGCGGACGAGCAGCCTGATGTCTCCAACTTTGAGGGTTGGACTGCGCTCGCGTCGTGGGGCGAGATCACGTCACACGCTGACATTGGGCTCCTCGTCACGGGCGTCGGTTACCGCAACCCGGATCTGCTCGCTGATATGGCGCGCACCGTCGACCACATCAGCGGCGGTCGGCTTGTTCTCGGCCTCGGCGCGGGCTGGTATGAAAAGGATTACACCACTTACGGTTACGAATTCGGCACCTTCGGCTCCCGTTTCGACCTATTCGACGAGAGCCTGATCCGCATCGAGAACAGGCTGGCTGCATTGAACCCTCCGCCCGTGCGCAAGCTACCGATCCTGATCGGCGGCACGGGGCCCAAGCGCTCGCTGCCCGCCGTTGCCCGCCACGCCGACATCTGGCATGCGTTCCAAGACCTCGACGCGTTCCGCAGGTCCAGTGACCGCGTCGACGACTTGGCGGCGACGTTCGGTCGCCACGGCGGCGACATCGAACGTTCGACGCTCTGGCAGAACGCCCGCAGCGCGGATGCCTTTCGCGAGGCGGGCGTCACGTTGTTCCAGACCGAACTCACCTCCGACGACGGCTACGACCTGACGTCTCTCAAGGAGGTGCTCACATGGCGGGACAACGGGTGA
- a CDS encoding zinc-dependent alcohol dehydrogenase family protein has translation MTDMMKAVALDRFGGVDAFELRDVPIPEVGPRQVRVRVHATAVNPLDYQIRRGDYPDDVPLPAIIGHDISGVIEAVGSHVTEFSAGDAVYYTPRIFGGPGSYAEQHVADVDLVGRKPENLTHLEAASLTLVGGTVWESLVTRAQLTVGETILIHGGTGGVGTIAIQIAKAMGARVITTARAGDHEFVRSLGADAAIDYASTDYVDAVAEITRGKGVDVVFDTIGGDTLTRSPLALADLGRVVSIVDIAQPQNLIEAWGRNAAYHFVFTRQNRGKLDALTTLVERGLVKAVVGATLPLARMAEAHELLEDRRSYALRGKIAIDVAGETVELPPIRTETGQSLTASE, from the coding sequence ATGACCGACATGATGAAGGCCGTTGCGCTCGACCGATTCGGAGGCGTCGACGCTTTCGAGCTGCGCGATGTTCCCATCCCGGAGGTCGGACCCCGTCAGGTCCGGGTGCGCGTCCATGCGACCGCGGTCAACCCGCTCGACTATCAGATCCGTCGCGGAGATTACCCGGATGATGTGCCGCTCCCGGCGATCATCGGGCACGACATCTCCGGAGTGATCGAAGCCGTCGGATCCCACGTGACCGAGTTCAGCGCCGGCGATGCGGTGTACTACACGCCACGGATCTTCGGTGGCCCCGGCTCCTACGCCGAGCAACACGTCGCCGACGTCGACCTCGTCGGCCGCAAGCCCGAGAACCTTACACACCTGGAGGCAGCGAGCCTGACTCTCGTCGGCGGAACGGTGTGGGAGTCCCTGGTGACACGAGCCCAGCTCACCGTCGGGGAGACGATTCTCATCCACGGCGGTACCGGCGGTGTCGGCACGATCGCGATCCAGATCGCGAAAGCGATGGGCGCGCGAGTGATCACCACCGCGAGGGCCGGGGACCATGAGTTCGTGCGTTCGCTTGGCGCGGATGCTGCAATCGACTACGCGTCGACGGACTACGTCGATGCCGTAGCTGAGATCACGCGCGGCAAGGGCGTCGATGTCGTCTTCGACACGATCGGCGGCGACACGCTCACCAGAAGCCCGTTGGCGCTCGCCGACCTTGGACGCGTCGTCAGCATCGTCGACATCGCGCAGCCGCAGAACCTCATCGAGGCGTGGGGTCGGAATGCCGCCTATCACTTCGTCTTCACGCGACAGAACCGAGGGAAACTGGACGCGCTCACCACGCTGGTCGAGCGCGGTCTCGTCAAGGCGGTCGTCGGCGCGACACTGCCGCTGGCTCGAATGGCCGAGGCCCATGAACTCCTCGAGGACCGGCGGTCGTATGCGCTGCGCGGCAAGATCGCGATCGATGTGGCGGGTGAAACGGTGGAGCTTCCGCCTATCCGCACTGAGACCGGACAATCGCTCACCGCATCGGAATAA
- a CDS encoding GMC family oxidoreductase: protein MSPVAEFDFIIVGAGSAGCLLANRLSANPDHRVLLVEAGGQDNWFWIKVPVGYLYTIANPRTDWCFTTEADPGLAGRSIIYSRGRVIGGCSSINAMIHMRGQASDYELWAQATGDERWLWGGSDRPGETLTIYKELEDYFGGADDWHGAAGEIRVERPRVRWRILDAWQAAAAELGIAPIEEFNRGDNSGCAYFHVNQRRGRRWSMADAFLHPVTHRPNLTVYTQSQALQLLMDHQVSEYQRRGAWTTAQHRVTGLRLLKDGQILDVGARREVILSAGAIGSPHLMQVSGLGPARLLTHHQVPVAVDLPGVGENLQDHLQLRTVYRVRGARTVNTLYRNWITRAGMGFQYLMLRSGPLTMPPSTLGAFAKSDPALASPDLEWHVQPLSLPKFGEPLHPFAAITPSVCNLRPTSRGHVRMTHADPLTHPKILCNYLSTEADREIAVRGLRMTRQIMAAPALARYRPEELLPGPQRVSDDDLRMAARELGTTIFHPVGTCAMGAFDTRGLPQSIGTVLDTDCRVFGVAGLRVADASAMPTITSGNTNAPVMLIAERAARAILECGGAPYR, encoded by the coding sequence ATGAGCCCTGTGGCCGAATTCGACTTCATCATCGTCGGGGCGGGAAGCGCGGGCTGCCTGCTCGCCAATCGGCTCAGCGCCAACCCTGATCATCGTGTGCTCCTGGTTGAGGCCGGCGGCCAGGACAACTGGTTCTGGATCAAGGTGCCGGTGGGCTACCTGTACACCATTGCCAACCCCCGCACCGACTGGTGCTTTACCACCGAGGCCGATCCAGGTCTGGCCGGTCGCAGCATCATCTACTCGCGGGGCCGCGTGATCGGCGGCTGCTCGTCGATCAACGCCATGATCCACATGCGCGGCCAGGCCAGCGATTACGAACTTTGGGCGCAAGCTACCGGTGACGAGCGGTGGCTTTGGGGCGGCTCCGACCGTCCGGGCGAGACGTTGACGATCTACAAGGAGCTGGAAGACTACTTCGGCGGGGCCGACGACTGGCACGGCGCCGCTGGCGAGATCCGAGTCGAACGCCCGCGGGTGCGCTGGAGGATCCTGGACGCTTGGCAGGCTGCCGCTGCCGAATTGGGCATTGCGCCGATCGAAGAGTTCAACCGGGGGGACAACTCCGGCTGTGCATATTTTCATGTCAATCAGCGGCGTGGCCGGCGCTGGTCGATGGCTGACGCTTTCCTGCACCCTGTCACCCACCGCCCCAATCTCACCGTCTACACGCAATCCCAGGCACTACAGCTTCTGATGGACCATCAGGTCAGCGAGTATCAGCGTCGCGGTGCCTGGACCACCGCGCAGCACCGCGTCACCGGCCTGCGGCTACTCAAAGACGGCCAGATCCTCGACGTTGGAGCCCGTCGGGAAGTGATCCTGAGCGCCGGAGCCATCGGCTCGCCACACCTGATGCAGGTCTCGGGTCTGGGGCCGGCCAGACTGCTCACCCACCATCAGGTGCCGGTCGCCGTCGACCTACCTGGAGTCGGCGAGAACCTTCAGGACCATCTCCAACTTCGGACCGTCTACCGCGTCCGGGGAGCACGAACCGTCAACACGCTGTATCGCAATTGGATCACCCGGGCAGGCATGGGATTTCAGTACCTGATGTTGCGATCGGGTCCCCTGACCATGCCGCCATCCACGTTGGGGGCCTTCGCCAAGAGTGACCCTGCGCTGGCCAGCCCCGATCTGGAATGGCACGTGCAGCCCTTGTCGTTGCCGAAGTTCGGCGAACCTCTTCACCCCTTCGCGGCCATCACTCCCTCGGTCTGCAATCTGCGCCCCACCTCGCGCGGGCACGTGCGGATGACCCACGCAGATCCGCTGACCCACCCAAAGATCCTCTGCAATTACCTGTCCACCGAAGCCGATCGTGAAATCGCCGTGCGTGGCCTGCGGATGACCCGACAGATCATGGCTGCGCCCGCCCTGGCCCGCTACCGCCCGGAAGAGTTGCTTCCCGGCCCGCAACGGGTGAGCGACGACGACCTGCGCATGGCTGCCCGTGAACTGGGTACCACCATCTTCCATCCGGTGGGCACCTGCGCGATGGGCGCCTTTGACACCCGCGGTCTGCCACAGTCGATCGGCACCGTGCTCGACACCGACTGCCGCGTGTTCGGCGTCGCAGGCCTTCGAGTGGCTGATGCTTCGGCGATGCCCACCATCACATCGGGGAACACCAACGCGCCGGTCATGCTGATCGCAGAGCGCGCGGCGCGGGCCATCCTGGAATGCGGAGGTGCGCCATATCGTTGA
- a CDS encoding TetR/AcrR family transcriptional regulator has protein sequence MTSTPRALRADAARNRESLLAAAEEVFAERGVEASVADIARRAGVAKGTVFRHFASKEDLIASLVCEHLVTLTDALRRLADARDPGAALLEFLTIAADQRRQHDLTYLQTYSASDSRVVAIRDEVHAGVERLVANARAAGAIRPDVTGTDVFLLMCAPVHVMDGLTDPPPDLWRRYLTIIFDGLRPQGASPLPLPAPHLS, from the coding sequence GTGACGTCAACCCCTCGTGCCCTGCGTGCTGACGCCGCGCGCAACCGCGAGTCGCTACTGGCCGCGGCCGAGGAGGTGTTCGCCGAGCGCGGGGTCGAGGCCTCGGTCGCGGATATCGCCCGTCGTGCGGGAGTGGCCAAGGGCACGGTGTTCCGCCACTTCGCCTCCAAAGAGGATCTGATCGCGTCCCTCGTCTGCGAGCATCTGGTCACCCTCACCGACGCCCTGCGCCGGTTGGCGGATGCCCGTGACCCCGGTGCGGCGCTGCTGGAGTTTCTGACTATCGCCGCCGACCAGCGTCGCCAACACGACTTGACTTACCTGCAGACGTATAGTGCGAGCGACTCCAGGGTGGTAGCGATCCGTGATGAGGTGCACGCTGGCGTCGAGAGGCTGGTGGCCAACGCCCGCGCCGCGGGCGCGATCCGCCCCGATGTCACCGGGACCGATGTCTTCCTGCTGATGTGCGCACCGGTCCATGTGATGGACGGTCTCACTGATCCGCCACCCGACTTGTGGCGGCGCTACCTGACGATCATCTTCGACGGGCTACGCCCGCAAGGCGCGAGCCCGCTACCCCTGCCTGCACCCCACTTGTCCTGA
- a CDS encoding SDR family NAD(P)-dependent oxidoreductase, with translation MKLAGATALVTGSNRGIGTHFATELLRRGAKVYATARRPELVDIPGAEVLRLDILDPDSARGAAEIADDVDILINNAADTAGGSLVTGELEDVRRVMESNYFGTLNVIRAFAPVLARNGGGAIVNVLSAAAWLTVDGNTAYAAAKSAEWGLTNGVRLELASQGTHVVGLMPGLVGTQTLFDFARKAGIEFPEGAVTEPAALVELALDGLEAGNTEIVDAIGLRAKATLAGPPQVFTI, from the coding sequence ATGAAATTAGCAGGGGCCACGGCGTTGGTCACCGGCTCCAATCGGGGTATCGGCACGCATTTTGCCACCGAGCTCCTGCGTCGCGGGGCCAAGGTGTACGCCACGGCGCGACGACCCGAACTCGTCGACATCCCAGGGGCCGAGGTGCTGCGCTTGGACATCCTCGACCCGGACTCGGCACGGGGCGCCGCCGAGATTGCTGATGACGTCGACATCCTGATCAACAACGCCGCCGACACTGCCGGTGGCAGCCTGGTGACCGGCGAGTTGGAGGACGTCAGGCGGGTGATGGAGTCCAACTACTTCGGCACACTGAACGTCATTCGGGCATTTGCGCCGGTCCTCGCACGCAACGGCGGTGGCGCTATCGTCAACGTGTTGTCGGCAGCCGCGTGGCTCACGGTGGACGGCAACACCGCCTACGCAGCGGCCAAGTCAGCCGAGTGGGGGCTCACCAATGGTGTACGTCTTGAATTGGCCAGCCAGGGAACACATGTCGTCGGCCTCATGCCGGGGCTCGTCGGCACCCAGACGCTGTTCGACTTCGCTCGCAAGGCGGGGATCGAGTTTCCCGAGGGCGCGGTTACCGAGCCGGCCGCTCTCGTCGAACTGGCCCTCGACGGGCTCGAGGCGGGCAATACCGAGATCGTCGATGCGATCGGGCTCCGGGCCAAGGCCACGCTCGCCGGGCCACCGCAGGTCTTCACCATCTGA
- a CDS encoding serine hydrolase domain-containing protein, whose protein sequence is MSSSVAGHADPAFAEVQAVFEAALADGDDLGAAVAVFVDGRPVVDLWGGIADRRTGRPWTRDTACPTFSCTKGVTATAALMVAQQRGYGADEPVSAWWPEFAQHDKHEITLSDLLAHQAGLPVLERPVSVAQAADPAAMADLLAHQRPLWRPRTEHGYHALTFGWLVGEFVRRHTGMTVGEFTRRHLGDRLLIGVSGATMREAARVSSPPPEQRVWSAENAPPIPDDTVAEMVAAFNDPESLFLRSASNPVASYNDPDVLAAGWPAAGLVTTARDLARFYDDLIGGTLIAPGHLREAITQRVRGRDRVLRLESAFALGYMLPSQNFVVPEPAQQAAFGHPGAGGSVGLADLERKVAFAFVPNLRRDWLAGDRRAYRLIAAVYDAL, encoded by the coding sequence ATGTCCAGTTCAGTGGCGGGGCATGCCGACCCCGCGTTCGCCGAAGTGCAGGCCGTCTTTGAAGCCGCTCTTGCCGACGGCGACGACCTCGGTGCGGCAGTGGCGGTGTTCGTCGACGGTCGTCCGGTGGTGGATCTGTGGGGAGGCATCGCGGACAGGCGGACCGGGCGTCCGTGGACGCGCGACACGGCTTGTCCGACCTTCTCCTGCACCAAGGGTGTGACAGCGACCGCGGCCCTCATGGTCGCCCAGCAACGCGGCTACGGCGCCGACGAACCGGTGAGCGCGTGGTGGCCGGAATTCGCACAACACGACAAACACGAGATCACACTGAGTGATCTGCTGGCCCATCAGGCCGGCTTGCCCGTCTTGGAGCGCCCGGTTTCGGTGGCACAAGCCGCGGATCCCGCAGCGATGGCTGATCTGCTCGCGCACCAACGCCCGCTCTGGCGGCCGAGAACCGAACATGGCTATCACGCTTTGACTTTCGGATGGCTGGTGGGCGAATTCGTGCGCCGCCACACCGGTATGACCGTCGGCGAGTTCACCCGGCGCCACTTGGGCGACCGGCTGCTCATCGGCGTCTCCGGTGCGACAATGCGTGAGGCTGCTCGGGTCAGTTCGCCTCCGCCCGAGCAGCGTGTCTGGAGCGCAGAGAATGCACCGCCGATACCGGACGACACAGTCGCGGAGATGGTGGCCGCGTTCAACGATCCAGAATCGTTGTTCCTTCGGTCAGCGTCGAATCCCGTTGCTTCCTATAATGATCCAGACGTTCTGGCGGCCGGCTGGCCCGCTGCCGGCCTGGTCACCACCGCTCGTGACCTGGCCAGGTTTTACGACGACCTGATCGGCGGCACCTTGATCGCCCCGGGTCATCTGCGGGAAGCGATCACCCAACGCGTACGCGGCCGCGACCGCGTGCTGCGGCTGGAAAGCGCATTCGCGCTGGGCTACATGCTGCCGTCGCAGAACTTCGTGGTGCCCGAGCCGGCGCAACAAGCGGCATTCGGCCACCCCGGGGCCGGTGGCTCGGTGGGACTGGCTGACCTCGAGCGCAAGGTCGCTTTCGCTTTTGTGCCCAACTTGCGTCGTGACTGGCTGGCCGGCGATCGCCGTGCCTATCGGCTCATCGCTGCGGTGTACGACGCGCTGTGA